From a single Pyxicephalus adspersus chromosome 11, UCB_Pads_2.0, whole genome shotgun sequence genomic region:
- the LOC140341190 gene encoding IgGFc-binding protein-like, producing the protein MSCPTNTHYELCGNGCPVTCYDFSSPTGCDVACMEACYCNDGFILSGHKCVPIGDCGCVYQDKYYQKNEVFYPQAECNQRCQCGADGMVNCLSVPCRPDEECKLVNGALGCQPMKSGRCVASGDPHYISFDGLKFDFQGNCTYIFAKVVVSDPRLVNFSVVVENEGFGKGRLAVTRGVLVNVYGYTVAIKRDMRSKVKVNGELVRLPLTLEDDRIVINQEGANVILQTDFGLKILYDTIYHVVLNISSSYSGKMGGLCGNFNGNDKDEFQLPNGQVVTNVNSFGASWKVNITRPKCGAGCEDGTCPVCNTAQLEQYSATTSCGMIINPTGPFQACHSKVNPNDYFNHCIYDSWAVDGKNNILCKSLQAYAAACHSVGGVVLSWRSPTFCPMSCPENSHYELCTRTCEQSCSSLWAPSKCTERCFEGCECNSGYILDGDTCVSTDKCGCMFNGRYLSVSTFSN; encoded by the exons ATGTCCTGTCCAACAAACACTCATTATGAACTGTGTGGAAATGGCTGCCCTGTCACATGTTATGACTTTTCTTCACCCACTGGCTGTGACGTTGCATGTATGGAAGCCTGTTATTGCAATGACGGATTCATCTTGAGTGGTCACAAGTGTGTGCCAATCGGTGACTGTGGCTGTGTCTACCAGGATAAGTATTACCAGAAAAATGAAGTCTTCTACCCACAGGCTGAGTGCAATCAGAGGTGCCAATGTGGAGCTGATGGCATGGTTAATTGTCTGTCAGTACCCTGTAGACCTGATGAAGAATGCAAATTGGTCAATGGAGCTTTGGGATGTCAGCCCATGAAGAGTGGAAGATGTGTTGCCTCAGGAGATCCTCATTATATATCCTTTGATGGGCTAAAGTTTGACTTCCAAGGCAATTGCACTTACATCTTTGCCAAGGTGGTGGTTAGTGATCCAAGACTGGTGAACTTTTCTGTTGTTGTGGAGAATGAAGGCTTTGGCAAAGGTAGACTGGCCGTGACAAGAGGAGTGTTGGTAAATGTGTATGGATACACAGTGGCAATCAAGCGAGATATGAGATCCAAAGTAAAG GTTAATGGGGAGCTTGTGAGATTGCCATTGACTCTTGAAGATGATCGTATTGTCATTAACCAAGAAGGAGCCAATGTTATCCTGCAGACAGACTTTGGCTTGAAGATTCTCTATGACACAATTTATCATGTGGTTCTTAATATTTCCAGCTCATACAGTGGTAAAATGGGCGGTCTCTGTGGCAACTTCAATGGTAATGATAAAGATGAGTTCCAGCTTCCAAATGGTCAGGTTGTCACAAATGTAAACTCTTTTGGTGCTTCCTGGAAAGTGAATATTACTAGACCCAAGTGTGGTGCTGGCTGTGAAGATGGTACATGCCCAGTGTGTAATACTGCCCAGCTGGAGCAATACAGTGCAACAACTTCTTGTGGCATGATTATAAACCCCACTGGACCCTTCCAAGCTTGTCATTCCAAAGTCAACCCGAATGACTATTTTAACCATTGCATCTATGATTCTTGGGCTGTTGATGGCAAGAACAACATTTTGTGCAAGAGTCTACAGGCCTATGCGGCAGCTTGTCATAGCGTTGGTGGTGTAGTTCTCTCTTGGAGATCGCCAACATTTTGTC ccATGTCTTGCCCAGAGAACAGCCATTATGAACTTTGCACCAGAACCTGTGAGCAAAGTTGTTCCAGCCTCTGGGCACCATCAAAATGTACAGAAAGGTGCTTTGAAGGATGTGAATGCAATTCTGGCTACATCTTGGATGGAGATACCTGTGTTAGTACGGACAAGTGTGGATGTATGTTCAATGGAAGATACCTCAGTGTAAGTACTTTTTCCAATTGA